A window from Solanum stenotomum isolate F172 chromosome 5, ASM1918654v1, whole genome shotgun sequence encodes these proteins:
- the LOC125864602 gene encoding cytokinin riboside 5'-monophosphate phosphoribohydrolase LOG7-like produces the protein MEKVESSKFNRICVFCGSSSGKKTSYQEAAIDLGKELVERRIDLVYGGGSVGLMGLVSQAVHDGGRHVLGVIPKTLMPRELTGETIGELREVSGMHQRKAEMARQADAFIALPGGYGTLEELLEVITWAQLGIHQKPVGLLNVEGYYNSLLSFIDKAVDEGFISPIARRIIVSAPTAKELIRELEEHVPEKDEIISKLIWEDEIQRYNYTPESSVPT, from the exons atggagaaagttgaaagttcaAAGTTTAATAGAATTTGTGTGTTTTGTGGTAGCAGTTCTGGGAAAAAAACTAGTTATCAAGAAGCTGCTATTGATTTAGGCAAAGAACTG GTGGAGAGGAGGATTGATTTAGTGTATGGAGGTGGAAGTGTGGGGTTGATGGGACTTGTTTCTCAGGCTGTTCATGATGGCGGGCGCCATGTTCTAGG GGTGATTCCGAAGACTCTCATGCCTAGAGAG TTAACTGGAGAAACTATTGGAGAATTGAGAGAAGTGTCCGGTATGCATCAAAGGAAAGCTGAAATGGCCCGCCAAGCTGATGCTTTCATTGCCCTCCCTg GTGGCTATGGTACTCTTGAAGAACTTCTCGAAGTCATCACATGGGCTCAGCTTGGAATCCATCAGAAACCA GTGGGGCTGTTGAATGTTGAGGGTTACTATAATTCGTTGTTGTCGTTCATCGATAAGGCTGTTGATGAAGGCTTTATCTCTCCAATTGCACGTCGTATAATCGTGTCTGCTCCAACAGCCAAAGAATTGATCAGAGAACTTGAG GAACATGTTCCAGAAAAGGATGAAATAATATCGAAGTTGATATGGGAGGATGAAATTCAAAGATACAATTATACACCTGAATCCAGTGTtcctacataa
- the LOC125864598 gene encoding 2-Cys peroxiredoxin BAS1, chloroplastic: MACSASSSTALLSSTSRASISPKSHISQSISVPSAFNGLRNCKPFVSRVARSISTRVAQSERRRFAVCASSELPLVGNQAPDFEAEAVFDQEFIKVKLSEYIGKKYVILFFYPLDFTFVCPTEITAFSDRYEEFEKVNTEILGVSVDSVFSHLAWVQTERKSGGLGDLNYPLISDVTKSISKSYNVLIPDQGIALRGLFIIDKEGVIQHSTINNLGIGRSVDETLRTLQALQYVQENPDEVCPAGWKPGEKSMKPDPKGSKEYFASI; this comes from the exons ATGGCTTGCtctgcttcttcttcaactGCTCTGCTTTCTTCTACTTCTAGAGCTTCCATTTCCCCCAAATCACACATTTCTCAATCAATTTCTGTTCCTTCTGCTTTTAATGGACTTCGCAATTGTAAGCCCTTTGTTTCTCGTGTAGCTCGTTCAATCTCTACTCGTGTTGCTCAATCAGAACGCCGTCGCTTTGCTGTCTGTGCCTCT AGTGAACTCCCACTTGTTGGAAATCAAGCACCAGACTTTGAGGCTGAAGCTGTTTTTgatcaagaattcatcaag GTTAAATTGTCCGAGTACATCGGGAAGAAATACGTGATTCTCTTTTTCTACCCGCTAGACTTCACATTTGTTTGCCCTACAG AGATCACTGCTTTCAGTGACCGttatgaagaatttgaaaaggtGAACACAGAAATATTGGGTGTTTCTGTAGACAGTGTG TTCTCCCACCTTGCATGGGTCCAAACTGAGAGAAAGTCTGGTGGTCTAGGTGATCTGAATTATCCATTAATTTCTGACGTAACCAAGTCAatttcaaaatcatacaatGTACTGATCCCTGATCAG GGGATTGCATTGAGAGGACTTTTCATCATTGACAAGGAAGGAGTTATTCAACATTCAACCATTAACAATCTTGGAATTGGTAGAAGTGTCGATGAAACATTGAGAACTCTTCAG GCGTTGCAATACGTTCAGGAGAACCCAGACGAGGTGTGCCCAGCCGGATGGAAGCCCGGGGAGAAATCCATGAAGCCTGACCCCAAGGGCAGCAAAGAGTACTTTGCATCCATATAA
- the LOC125864226 gene encoding putative HVA22-like protein g — protein sequence MLGNFITSGLILVLGYAYPAFECFKTIEKNKVEIHELRFWCQYWIIVAALRIFESFGDLFLSWLPMYGEAKLALFIYLWYPKTKGRAYIYDTILKPFVAKYETDIDRSLMEFRDKAWDLAIYYWQNCTEIGQAKFLQVLEYIASQSKRGTQQPKFEIKDETTHRSSSSVEDKDFYGARAKLRRSNKGD from the exons ATGTTGGGAAACTTCATTACTAGCGGTTTAAt ATTGGTTCTTGGATATGCATATCCTGCTTTTGAATGTTTTAAAACTATTGAGAAGAACAAAGTGGAGATTCATGAACTTAGATTTTGGTGTCAATATtg GATTATTGTCGCGGCACTGAGAATCTTTGAAAGCTTTGGTGATTTGTTCTTGTCATG GTTACCAATGTATGGTGAGGCAAAATTAGCACTTTTCATCTACTTATGGTATCCAAAAACAAAAGGCAGAGCATACATCTATGACACTATATTGAAGCCATTTGTTGCAAAGTATGAAACAGATATTGACAGGAGTTTAATGGAATTTAGAGACAAGGCATGGGACTTAGCCATTTATTACTGGCAAAATTGTACAGAAATAGGACAAGCAAAGTTCTTGCAAGTGCTTGAGTATATAGCTTCTCAATCTAAAAGAGGAACACAACAACCCAAATTCGAG ATAAAAGATGAGACGACACACCGTTCATCTTCATCGGTTGAAGACAAAGATTTTTATGGTGCAAGGGCAAAATTAAGACGTTCCAACAAAGGGGACTAG
- the LOC125864227 gene encoding transcription repressor OFP6-like — protein sequence MSTTKKRVILRNVTVKLGCSSSCIRPKFSSIFHPKPRRHHSADTTAAFNHHKTPKIYSSSNSPITTATTYSPSPTPSPAHYSSDTERAVQGFGRIGGGSVAVEKDSDDPYVDFRQSMLQMILEKEIYSKDELRELLNCFLQLNSPYYHGIIVRAFTEIWHCVFSVNPGVTGADSPFLESGGGGGW from the coding sequence ATGTCAACCACCAAAAAAAGGGTTATTTTACGCAACGTTACAGTAAAACTGGGCTGCAGTAGCAGTTGCATCCGGCCCAAATTTTCCAGCATTTTCCACCCTAAGCCCCGCCGCCACCACTCCGCCGACACCACCGCCGCCTTCAACCACCACAAAACCCCCAAAATTTACTCTTCCTCTAATTCTCCGATCACAACCGCCACCACTTATTCTCCATCTCCGACTCCGTCTCCGGCACACTACTCCTCCGACACCGAACGAGCTGTTCAAGGATTCGGTAGAATCGGCGGCGGGAGTGTCGCCGTCGAGAAAGATTCCGACGATCCTTACGTGGATTTCCGGCAGTCAATGCTGCAAATGATACTTGAAAAGGAGATTTACTCTAAAGACGAATTAAGAGAGCTTCTCAATTGTTTTTTGCAGCTGAATTCTCCGTATTACCATGGAATTATTGTTAGAGCTTTTACGGAGATCTGGCATTGTGTTTTCTCCGTCAATCCTGGAGTCACCGGAGCTGACTCGCCGTTTTTAGAGAGCGGCGGTGGAGGAGGGTGGTGA
- the LOC125864610 gene encoding transcription repressor OFP13-like → MVDKVIEGLTIEKGRFFFEAREKTSSILEVLSSSTLSKSTNNSSNEVEYLPFNESCVIKLSSSRDPYGSFKKSMVKMVEANQGIKDWDEFLEEMLAWYLEVNEKKIHKYIIGAFCDLWISYSFTSTTNTPNSFSFSSSEPKAEISTTPTSNVIS, encoded by the coding sequence ATGGTAGATAAAGTGATTGAAGGCCTAACAATAGAGAAAGGGAGGTTTTTTTTCGAGGCAAGAGAAAAAACTAGTTCAATTCTTGAAGTACtatcatcatcaacattgtCAAAGAGCACTAATAATAGTAGTAATGAGGTCGAGTATCTACCTTTTAATGAGTCATGTGTTATAAAGCTATCGAGTTCGAGGGATCCTTATGGGAGTTTCAAGAAATCAATGGTAAAAATGGTTGAAGCAAATCAAGGGATTAAAGATTGGGATGAGTTTCTTGAAGAGATGTTGGCTTGGTATTTGGAagttaatgagaaaaaaattcataagtATATTATTGGTGCATTTTGTGATTTGTGGATTAGCTATTCATTtacttcaacaacaaatactCCAAATTCATTTTCATTTAGCTCTAGTGAACCTAAGGCTGAGATTTCAACAACACCAACATCCAATGTAATTTCGTAA